In Bacillus cytotoxicus NVH 391-98, the following are encoded in one genomic region:
- a CDS encoding YetF domain-containing protein, producing the protein MENIGQITIELIVGFFVLLIATKLLGKMQISQLTPFDFISAIVLGELVGNSIYDPKVKVWSILYAVFIWIILIYTIEVLTQKWRKARNMFEGHPSILIRNGHIDREQLSANHLDLNQLQQMLRQQKDIFSVREVEYLILEPNGKISVIKKPQYASPTIKDLSLKQKAVYMPISLISDGEVIKDNLREAGFDENWLLKQIKQRGVTKFQDVLYAEWKTDEGFFCQRME; encoded by the coding sequence ATGGAGAATATCGGACAAATTACCATAGAACTTATAGTCGGTTTTTTCGTTTTATTAATTGCTACTAAGTTGTTAGGGAAAATGCAGATTTCTCAACTGACTCCCTTTGATTTTATTTCTGCGATTGTTCTTGGTGAACTTGTTGGAAATTCTATTTATGATCCTAAAGTGAAGGTATGGTCTATTTTATACGCTGTATTTATATGGATCATATTAATTTATACGATAGAAGTATTGACGCAAAAATGGCGAAAGGCAAGAAATATGTTTGAAGGGCATCCTTCTATCCTTATACGAAATGGACATATTGACAGAGAGCAGTTAAGTGCGAATCACTTAGACTTGAACCAGCTACAACAAATGTTGCGACAACAAAAAGATATTTTCTCGGTTAGGGAAGTAGAGTATCTGATTTTAGAACCAAATGGGAAAATAAGCGTCATAAAAAAGCCGCAATATGCATCTCCTACAATTAAAGATTTAAGTTTAAAACAGAAAGCTGTATATATGCCGATTTCATTAATCAGTGATGGGGAGGTTATTAAGGATAACTTAAGAGAAGCAGGGTTTGATGAAAATTGGCTTTTAAAACAGATCAAACAAAGAGGGGTTACAAAGTTTCAGGATGTATTATATGCAGAATGGAAGACAGATGAAGGGTTTTTCTGTCAAAGAATGGAATGA
- a CDS encoding undecaprenyl-diphosphatase → MNYRIFKSINGLAGRNSSLDAFMVFISQKSRFLYILLLLIMWFRNNGCRKRILFAGISVGAALCVNRFIQFFYFKPRPFIVHPVRLLIPAKKNSSFPSKHTVVAFALATSILLRERLFGGVMWILAILTGFSRIWLGHHYPFDIIGSAFIGSSISVAVERIKHLYRRYRKETYFFS, encoded by the coding sequence ATGAATTACAGGATCTTTAAAAGTATTAATGGATTAGCTGGTCGTAATTCGAGCTTGGATGCATTTATGGTATTTATTTCGCAAAAATCTCGATTTCTTTACATTCTTTTATTACTTATCATGTGGTTTAGAAATAATGGATGCCGAAAACGTATATTGTTTGCCGGTATATCGGTAGGAGCTGCTTTATGTGTAAATCGTTTCATTCAGTTTTTTTATTTTAAACCACGTCCATTCATTGTACATCCTGTGCGTTTACTTATTCCAGCTAAAAAGAATTCTTCATTTCCTAGCAAACATACAGTTGTGGCATTTGCCTTAGCGACTTCTATCTTACTGCGTGAGCGTTTATTTGGAGGTGTCATGTGGATTTTAGCCATTTTAACTGGTTTTTCAAGAATTTGGTTAGGGCATCATTATCCATTCGATATCATAGGAAGTGCCTTCATTGGAAGCTCAATTAGTGTAGCTGTTGAGAGAATAAAACATTTATATAGACGGTACAGAAAAGAAACATATTTCTTTTCATAA
- a CDS encoding alpha/beta fold hydrolase: MPMLDVDGSSLYYVVKGKGTPILFIHPPILTHSNFEYQIEELSKHFKVIAFDIRGHGKSLRSKEPITYSLIAKDMKVLLDHLKIKNAFICGYSTGSSVALEFLLTYAERSLGGILIGGMSEVRQGYLKNKISLGVTLAKIKAISFLAFAISWGNSNKVTLFKKLFRESRNGNAKNIEEYYRYSLHYNCTHQLQNIYLPVLLVYGEKDKTFYSHANVLHEKLPYNELRFIHHTKHQIPTKAATELNQMIGNFIYTHTEALEEKVLS; this comes from the coding sequence ATGCCAATGTTAGATGTAGACGGTAGTAGTCTTTATTATGTAGTGAAAGGAAAAGGGACTCCTATTCTTTTTATTCATCCGCCGATATTGACGCATTCAAATTTTGAGTATCAAATAGAGGAGCTATCTAAACATTTTAAAGTAATCGCTTTTGATATTAGAGGACATGGGAAAAGTCTTCGTTCAAAGGAACCAATAACCTATTCATTAATTGCAAAAGATATGAAAGTTTTATTGGATCACTTAAAAATAAAAAATGCTTTTATATGTGGATATTCAACAGGGAGCTCTGTAGCACTTGAGTTCTTGTTAACTTATGCAGAAAGGTCCTTAGGAGGCATACTAATAGGCGGAATGTCAGAGGTACGTCAAGGATATTTAAAAAATAAAATCTCTCTTGGTGTAACATTAGCAAAGATAAAAGCCATTTCATTTTTAGCATTTGCTATTTCGTGGGGAAATTCTAATAAAGTGACATTGTTTAAAAAATTGTTTCGAGAATCTCGAAATGGTAATGCGAAAAATATTGAGGAATATTATCGTTATAGCTTGCATTACAATTGTACCCACCAGCTTCAGAATATTTATCTACCGGTGTTATTAGTTTACGGAGAAAAAGATAAAACATTTTATAGTCATGCGAATGTATTACATGAAAAGTTACCGTATAATGAACTGAGATTTATTCATCATACAAAGCATCAAATCCCGACAAAAGCAGCTACAGAGTTGAATCAAATGATTGGGAATTTTATTTATACCCACACAGAAGCTCTTGAAGAAAAGGTGCTTTCTTAA
- a CDS encoding LysE family transporter, which translates to MSIFLSYIFLGLSLSAPIGPINAAQMDKGIKYGFFHSWVLGIGALIADLIYMMLIYFGVVHFLQTDIVKLFLWSFGTFVLFYTGIESLKSANEITITNHKSKESIIKTFFSGFFMSLSNPISILFWIGIFGSILAKTASSYDNDHLLLYSLGIILGIFLWDITMAAVSSSFRNILNLRVLSLLTILSGLSLIGYGIYFGFQVYQIIFH; encoded by the coding sequence ATGAGTATCTTTTTAAGTTATATCTTTTTAGGTTTATCCTTATCAGCTCCAATTGGGCCTATTAATGCCGCACAAATGGACAAAGGGATTAAATATGGATTTTTTCATTCTTGGGTGCTAGGAATTGGCGCCTTAATCGCAGATCTTATTTATATGATGCTTATCTATTTTGGAGTTGTCCACTTTCTTCAGACCGATATCGTAAAACTATTTTTATGGTCTTTCGGAACTTTTGTTTTATTCTATACAGGAATAGAAAGTTTAAAATCCGCCAATGAAATTACAATTACGAATCATAAAAGCAAAGAATCCATTATAAAAACTTTTTTCTCTGGTTTCTTCATGTCTTTATCCAATCCAATCAGCATCTTATTTTGGATTGGTATATTTGGCTCCATATTAGCAAAAACCGCTTCTTCATACGACAACGATCATCTGCTTCTTTATAGCCTAGGCATTATTTTAGGAATTTTTTTATGGGATATTACTATGGCCGCTGTATCCAGCTCTTTTCGTAATATACTGAACTTACGTGTTTTATCCTTACTAACAATTTTATCGGGTTTATCGCTAATTGGATACGGAATATACTTTGGCTTTCAAGTATATCAAATCATTTTTCATTGA
- a CDS encoding YqcI/YcgG family protein yields the protein MMILYDKEMLQENRANVPKWQQDVFHSFVLKMTNTHQPFPCIPAQKGFLFNHLRYGFIGDPRKEATSKELAHLLKAYVKQSKDLGNYTSLIVFIETPTKILTKATVTDYENWYWSLLNQTSKLDEKEWPEHVPSDPMKNTWEFCFHEEPYFVYCATPAHVKRQSRYFPCMMLAITPRWVLQEIMKSKKLSEKLKQAIRKRLHSYDTAPIHPSLKWYGEKENYEWQQYFLRDDETIPSKCPFSRAMKYLNNNKS from the coding sequence GTGATGATACTTTATGATAAAGAGATGTTACAAGAAAATCGTGCTAATGTCCCGAAGTGGCAGCAAGACGTATTTCATTCTTTTGTCCTTAAAATGACAAACACACACCAGCCTTTTCCTTGTATTCCTGCACAGAAAGGCTTTTTATTTAATCATTTGCGATATGGATTTATTGGTGATCCTAGAAAAGAGGCTACTAGTAAAGAGCTGGCTCATTTACTAAAAGCATACGTAAAACAATCTAAGGATTTAGGTAATTATACTTCTCTTATTGTTTTTATTGAAACCCCAACAAAAATTCTTACAAAAGCTACAGTGACAGACTATGAAAATTGGTATTGGTCTCTTCTTAACCAAACAAGTAAATTAGATGAAAAAGAATGGCCTGAACATGTTCCAAGCGATCCTATGAAGAACACGTGGGAATTTTGCTTTCATGAAGAACCATATTTTGTTTACTGCGCTACTCCCGCTCATGTTAAAAGACAAAGTAGATATTTCCCATGTATGATGCTTGCCATTACCCCAAGGTGGGTATTACAAGAAATAATGAAATCGAAAAAGCTAAGCGAAAAGCTGAAACAAGCGATTCGAAAACGTTTACACTCTTATGATACAGCTCCAATCCATCCTTCTCTTAAATGGTATGGTGAAAAAGAAAACTATGAATGGCAGCAATATTTTTTACGTGATGATGAAACAATTCCATCAAAATGTCCCTTTTCGAGAGCCATGAAGTATTTAAATAACAATAAGTCATAA
- a CDS encoding spore germination protein produces MPSVIADLVVQNSNGSFNSGDFYNVSPKENTKADSGSGSSNVAVVVNTVNDVRASNTFDSDVADQSQFGTT; encoded by the coding sequence ATGCCTTCAGTCATAGCAGATTTAGTTGTTCAAAATAGTAATGGCTCCTTCAATTCAGGTGATTTTTATAATGTCTCGCCAAAAGAAAATACAAAAGCTGATAGTGGTTCAGGTTCTTCTAATGTGGCGGTTGTCGTTAATACTGTTAATGATGTTCGTGCAAGCAATACGTTTGATTCTGATGTAGCAGATCAAAGTCAATTTGGAACAACTTAA
- a CDS encoding GH25 family lysozyme encodes MEKHIVDLSKWNGDINWDVAAPQIALAICRVQYGSRTADEQYKNYVANLEKRGVPHGAYAYGCFVSVQDAIVEAKDFMARTSPNAKFLVLDVEDDTLKSCGPDQLAAASQAFIQTCKAAGWKVGFYVSHHMYNKYGLSGVKADFLWLPRYGGNKPAYECDIWQYTETGDVPGIGKCDLNYLIGNKNLSWFVGGGVSLADDGRRRIKTGGLGIGAIKEVSDILVERNIKASIIFEGKNGNPYVLTEKMSNPEMDKFTAWLDERGWYYEYLS; translated from the coding sequence ATGGAAAAACATATAGTTGATCTTTCTAAATGGAATGGTGATATTAACTGGGATGTAGCCGCTCCTCAAATTGCTCTTGCCATATGTCGGGTACAATACGGGTCAAGAACAGCAGATGAGCAGTATAAAAATTATGTCGCAAATTTAGAGAAGCGTGGTGTACCTCATGGTGCTTATGCGTATGGCTGTTTTGTTTCTGTCCAAGATGCCATTGTAGAAGCAAAGGACTTTATGGCTCGAACAAGTCCAAATGCGAAGTTCCTCGTATTAGATGTAGAAGACGATACACTTAAAAGTTGTGGCCCAGATCAGTTGGCTGCTGCTTCACAAGCCTTTATTCAGACGTGTAAAGCAGCGGGGTGGAAAGTTGGGTTCTATGTAAGTCACCATATGTATAATAAGTATGGACTAAGTGGAGTGAAGGCAGACTTCCTTTGGTTGCCGCGTTACGGCGGAAATAAGCCTGCATATGAGTGTGATATATGGCAATACACAGAGACAGGAGATGTCCCTGGAATTGGGAAATGTGATTTGAATTATTTAATAGGAAATAAAAATTTATCATGGTTTGTAGGAGGAGGAGTTTCATTGGCGGATGATGGAAGAAGAAGAATTAAAACAGGCGGGTTAGGTATAGGGGCTATTAAAGAAGTTTCTGACATTTTAGTAGAACGAAATATAAAAGCGTCCATTATTTTTGAAGGAAAGAATGGTAATCCGTACGTATTAACGGAGAAAATGAGCAATCCAGAAATGGACAAATTCACTGCTTGGTTAGATGAAAGAGGATGGTATTATGAATACCTTTCTTAA
- a CDS encoding transglycosylase domain-containing protein: protein MSENYRSREERRQIQKNKQPAVKKRKGTEKGKEKASFFRKFLIGCLIFGIVALVGGVTTFFIMIKDAPKLEKSKLVNPLSAKIYDKDKKLIYEYGKEKRTNVTYDQIPKLVENAFLATEDARFYEHSGVDFKGIARAVLVSLKGDYGSQGGSTITQQVIKNYFLSMDKTPKRKAQEIYLAYKLEQQYSKHEILEMYLNKINLGNRSYGIATAAENYYGKELKELTLPEVAMLAGLPKAPNNYDPTKPQNVERATERRNVVLRLMNRHGYISKEQMEEAAKVPVTKGLRPAKQIAEMPYPAFIDAVVKEVEQELPDANIGSDGLSIYTTLDPKAQDFADKLLNENIIAYPNDQFQSAFTFMDTKTGEIRAIGSGRGENKATFKGKNMAIELDRSVGSTMKPIFDYGPAIEYLKWPTYHQVDDSPYKYSTGQQVQNADRSYKGLMTMRDALKLSRNIPAIKTAKEVGLRKAQGFAESLGIPFNKAAVESTAIGSNEASPTELAGAYAAFGNGGKYIKPHFVKEVVYPDGKSKSFEPKAKTVMEDYTAYMITDMLRSVVQSGTGTAANVSSLDVAGKTGTTNYSAEDVAKYHLPSSAARDSWFAGYTPEYTMAVWTGYMQNSKENYISSKNTKIAQLIFKEMMSEFGSSKAKFKKPSSVIQEGSELRVKGAKSDSSPNPSKSSSNDQKQNDDQEKQQEQQKLEEEKKQQEQQKLEEEKKQQEQQNEENKKNEQKQEDDANKQNGNNQGNQTPPNSGSGNNQGNQTPPNSGNGNNQGNQTPPNSGNGNNQGNQTPPNSGNGNNQGNQTPPNSGNGNSQENTPSSSGGSQGETTTSSNGGQ, encoded by the coding sequence ATGTCAGAAAATTATCGTTCTCGAGAAGAGCGAAGACAAATTCAAAAGAACAAGCAACCAGCTGTGAAAAAAAGAAAGGGAACAGAAAAAGGAAAAGAAAAAGCGTCGTTTTTTCGCAAATTTTTAATTGGTTGTTTAATATTTGGAATTGTAGCGCTTGTAGGAGGAGTCACTACCTTTTTCATTATGATAAAGGATGCCCCTAAATTAGAAAAATCAAAGCTCGTTAATCCGTTATCAGCAAAAATTTATGATAAAGATAAAAAGTTGATATATGAATACGGAAAAGAAAAACGAACAAATGTAACGTACGATCAAATACCAAAGTTAGTTGAAAATGCATTTTTGGCTACGGAAGATGCACGGTTTTATGAACATAGTGGGGTTGACTTTAAAGGGATAGCACGTGCTGTTTTAGTCAGCTTAAAGGGAGATTATGGTTCGCAAGGTGGAAGTACGATTACGCAACAAGTAATTAAGAATTATTTTTTATCTATGGATAAAACACCGAAGCGGAAAGCGCAAGAGATATATTTAGCATATAAGTTAGAACAGCAATATTCCAAACATGAAATTTTAGAGATGTATTTAAACAAAATTAACCTAGGAAATCGTTCATACGGCATCGCAACAGCAGCAGAAAATTATTATGGTAAGGAATTGAAAGAATTAACATTACCAGAAGTGGCAATGCTTGCAGGGTTACCAAAAGCACCGAACAATTATGACCCAACAAAACCACAAAATGTGGAGAGGGCAACAGAGAGAAGAAATGTTGTGCTTCGTCTTATGAATCGACATGGTTACATTTCTAAAGAGCAAATGGAAGAAGCAGCAAAAGTGCCAGTAACAAAAGGACTACGTCCAGCTAAACAAATTGCAGAAATGCCGTATCCTGCATTTATAGATGCAGTAGTAAAAGAAGTAGAACAAGAATTGCCAGATGCAAATATTGGCTCAGATGGTTTATCTATTTATACAACGTTAGATCCGAAGGCACAAGATTTTGCAGACAAATTGTTAAATGAAAATATTATTGCTTATCCAAATGATCAATTCCAAAGTGCGTTCACGTTTATGGATACAAAAACAGGAGAAATTCGTGCTATAGGCAGTGGTCGCGGTGAAAATAAAGCTACATTTAAAGGGAAGAATATGGCTATTGAATTAGATCGCTCTGTAGGTTCAACTATGAAACCTATTTTTGATTACGGTCCAGCAATAGAATATTTAAAATGGCCAACATATCATCAAGTAGATGACTCGCCATATAAGTATTCAACAGGCCAACAAGTGCAAAATGCGGATCGATCTTATAAAGGTTTGATGACAATGCGTGATGCATTGAAACTATCTCGAAACATACCAGCGATTAAAACAGCGAAGGAAGTTGGTTTACGAAAAGCACAAGGGTTTGCAGAAAGTTTAGGAATTCCATTTAATAAAGCGGCAGTAGAATCAACGGCGATTGGTAGTAACGAAGCCTCACCAACAGAATTAGCTGGAGCATACGCCGCATTCGGTAATGGTGGGAAATATATAAAACCACACTTTGTAAAAGAAGTTGTTTATCCAGACGGAAAATCGAAAAGTTTTGAACCAAAAGCAAAAACGGTTATGGAAGATTATACTGCATATATGATTACCGATATGTTACGTTCAGTTGTTCAATCAGGTACAGGTACAGCAGCAAATGTAAGTTCTTTAGATGTTGCAGGTAAGACGGGAACAACAAATTATTCAGCTGAAGACGTAGCAAAATATCATTTACCATCAAGTGCTGCACGTGACAGTTGGTTTGCTGGTTATACCCCAGAATATACAATGGCAGTATGGACTGGCTATATGCAAAATAGCAAAGAAAATTATATTAGCAGTAAGAATACAAAGATTGCTCAGCTTATTTTTAAAGAAATGATGAGTGAATTTGGCTCCAGTAAGGCGAAATTTAAAAAGCCGAGCAGCGTTATTCAAGAGGGCAGTGAATTGCGAGTAAAAGGTGCAAAATCTGATTCTTCTCCAAATCCGAGCAAGTCAAGCTCAAATGATCAAAAGCAAAACGATGATCAAGAGAAACAGCAAGAGCAGCAGAAACTAGAGGAAGAGAAAAAGCAACAAGAGCAACAGAAGTTAGAAGAAGAGAAAAAACAGCAAGAACAACAAAATGAAGAGAATAAGAAAAATGAACAAAAACAAGAAGATGACGCTAATAAGCAAAACGGAAATAATCAAGGAAATCAAACGCCACCAAACAGTGGAAGCGGAAATAATCAAGGAAATCAAACGCCGCCAAATAGCGGAAACGGAAATAATCAAGGAAATCAAACGCCGCCAAATAGCGGAAATGGAAACAATCAAGGAAATCAAACGCCGCCAAATAGCGGAAACGGAAATAATCAAGGAAATCAAACGCCGCCAAATAGCGGAAATGGAAATAGTCAAGAGAATACACCATCAAGTAGTGGTGGAAGTCAAGGAGAAACGACAACTAGCTCAAATGGTGGGCAGTGA